The Hemiscyllium ocellatum isolate sHemOce1 chromosome 46, sHemOce1.pat.X.cur, whole genome shotgun sequence genome segment ggggttgggatatctggtcagcatggacggctgggaccgaaaggtctgtttccatgctgtacatctctatggctctaattgAAAGGTTACCATCTGGGCTCAGGACAGTGTCTCAGTCTAATTACACCCTCCCTCCAATGGGAACATAGCAGACCACCCAATGGTGATGCTTGCACAGACAGTCTGCATTGGAAATCATTGAGCATGGGTACAGTTCAGCCTCATCGTTTAGTTCTAGAACCAGAAAAGGATGTTAAAAGCTGTGTTAAATCCTCTGGGAGCAAAGCTCAGCTCAGCTCTCTGAACGGAATAACTCTCACTGTTCCTTTCATTGCTGTCTGATACTCCCAGAGGCATTTAGTCTTTAAGCTGCCAGAAAGATTTCCCTTGTATCTGAAAGAGGGTTTTTAATCACATGTATCTAACCAGGTTCCATTTCGTTATCTGTAAAAGCCCTGAACATTCTAACACTCACAATTAATTGCTCCTTGCATATATTCACTAGATGGACCACCTGATTCAGCATCAGTGATTGCATCCTCCAGCTCAGCGGGCTATGGTGTGGTTAAAAAAGAGCGCCTCATTGATGTTGCTGGATGGAATCGCTACAAAGTCAACAACGAGTCTGATGCCAAATGGAAACCTTTACCTGTTAAGAAGATATTAAAAAATGCTGAAGCTCAGGTTGGGAAGAGAAGGAATTACAGTGTAACAACAGCAAATTGTGAACACTTTGTCAATGAGCTTCGATACGGAAAATCTGTATCATATCAGGTGAGTGGATTCCATGATCCACAGGTTATTATAAAGTGGGGATCTATCGCGTCCTTCATCTCCCAGTCAGAGATCTCACCAAGtgtgtgagacactgagacaaggAGGGGAAAATATTCTTAAGGCCTGTGGGAACTGTCATTTGGGATCTTCCTGTGCTGGGTCCCATTAAGAAGGACAGCCTTTGTCCTGCCTCCTCATTTGCCAGATTGCAGCTTGGAACCGGGGACTGGAAGAAGAAAAAAAGCCAGTGGAGCAgctgagaggtcagagagagctCCCTAAAGTTTGTGGGCAATCCTCCATCTCCAATGGACACACTGAGAACCAATGGGAGGGAACAGTAGAACGACTGGGAGAGTCACACCAGCAACCCCTGGGCCTATTGAGGAGATAGTGCCCTTCATCATTCGGCCAGGAGACTGTGCCATCACTGAGAACATTGAGGAGAACACAAGGTTCCTGCCTTAAACCCCTCAGCTCCCAGGCTAGGTCATCCTGCCAACGCAGTCCCGGTGGCCCCCAGTGAAAAGTAGCTGCTCCCAGCTGTGTGTAGATGTGGGTTTGGATAAAGATATTGTGAAAGGTTACAGCTGATGTTTTTACTCCAGGCCCTTGGTGGGTGGATTGGTATGGAACATCCCAAATGGATATGGATGTGGGGAATGGTGCCTTGTGCTGGGTGGGACCTGGATATTCCAGAGAATGGGAATGGAGTCTAGGGCACTCGTTCACCAGATGGGGATTGGGAAGGGTCACTTGGAGTCATGCCCTCAGTGACTGGCCAGAGGGAATAAAGCTGGGATTCCCTGAGCCACTGGAAACACCTTCAGTgttgtgtctgtttctgtctctcactgATGTCATCTCACCCCACAGGTCCATCATTTTGGTGTACTTGGTATTCCTGCAgtggctgctgctgctgttgttggtgGTGCTGCTGTTGTTGGTGCTGTTGCTGTTTGTTcacctgctgctgctggtgctgctgtTGTTGGACTTATTGGATATGCTATTAGAGCTCTACGTTTTTGATTTGCAAAATCTTGATCATTTCAAGGGTGATTAATACATCACGACGTGTTGAATAACTGTGTGTATCTGTTCTGTTCCATGTCACAATTTTACACTGGGATGGGGGGTATTCCAGTTTCACCAGACCTGCACCAGGTGGAGTGTTTTCAAAGGGAAACATTTCCTGTCAGAGTCTCTCCATTCACTGTCAGTGTTACACAGAGAAGGACTGAAGGATAAAGTGAGGAACAGGGAAGGGGGATCCTCAGCAATATTTACTCACAATGAAACTACCAGACACTGACAGACAGGGAGGATCAGCAAAGGAATGAAAGAGAAACCGACAGAGTTTCCATCAGACACCAGGAAACATTCCATAGAAAGGAATGCTGACCCACCCCCCAGTtacccccccatcctcacccccactcagtgaccccccatcctcacccccctcagtgaccccccatcctcacccccctcagtgacaccccccatcctcaccccccctcagtgactcccccatcctcacccccctcagtgacccccatcctcacccccctcagtgacccccatcctcacccccctcagtgaccccccatcctcacccccctcaGTGACACCCcccctcagtgactcccacatcctcacccccctcagtgacccccatcctcacccccccctcagtgactcccccatcctcacccccactcagtgacccccccatcctcacccccctcagtgaccccccatcctcacccccactcagtgaccccccatcctcacccccactcagtgacccccctcagtgaccccccatcctcaccccccctcagtgacccccccatcctcacccccactcagttacccccccatcctcacccccctcccagtgacccccatcctcacccccctcagtgacccccccatcctcaccccccctcagtgaccccccccatcctcacccccctcagtgaccccccccatcctcaccccctcccagtgacccccatcctcaccccccctcagtgacccccccatcctcacccccctcagtgacccccccatcctcacccccctcagtgacccccccatcctcaccccctcccagtgacccccatcctcaccccccctcagtgacccccccatcctcacccccctcagtgacccccccatcctcaccccctcccagtgacccccatcctcacccccctcagtgaccccccatcctcacccccctcagtgaccccccatcctcacccccctcagtgaccccccccatcctcacccctcaGTGACCCCCCCATAGTGaccccccccatcctcacccccctcaGTGACCCCTCCCCCCGGCCGTTCCCCAGGCGCTTTCTCCGACAATCCCTGACTCCGAGTTTCCCGCGCGAACTCCTCCCGCTCCTTTAACCCGGTCTTCCAATATCCCGGCGACCCCCGTGCCGGCAAACCTCCACAATCCCGGCGACCCTCGCGCGCCCCGCTCCCGGGGGACCAACCTGCAGCCAGTGTTGAGACAGCCGGAGGACCGGTGTAGCTCCCCCTGGCGGCCGGGAGGAGGAGCGACACCTGCCTTGCTCCTCCAGGATCCAATGGGCATTAACTCATTGCAAACTGCAGGAGGCTGCTGCAGAAACATGTTGATTCCCTCACAGCATCCAACCAATGGCTGCAGGGGGGAGGGGCCACTGAGGGGAGGGGTCACAGAGGGTGGAGGGGTAGCtgaggggggtgaggatgggggggtcactgaggggggtgaggatggagggtcactgaggggggtgaggatgggggggtcactgaggggggtgaggatgggggggtaactggaggggggtgaggatggggggtaactggaggggggtgaggatgggggggtcactgaggggggtgaggatgggggggtcgctgatgggggtgaggatggaggggtCACTgaggggagtgaggatgggggggtcactggaggggggtgaggatgggggtgttCGCTGAGGGGGGTGAGGATGGCGGGTGTCACtgagggggagtgaggatggggggtcactgaggggggtgaggatgggggggttCGCTGAGGGGGGTGATGTTGGAGGGGTCACtgaggggggtgaggatggggtggTCGCtgaggggggtgaggatggggtggTCGCtgaggggggtgaggatggggggtcgctgaggggggtgaggatggggggtcgctgaggggggtgaggatgggggtcactgaggggggtgaggatgggtcactgtgggggtgaggatggggggtcgctgaggggggtgaggatggggggtcgctgaggggggtgaggatggaggggtcactgaggggggtgaggatggggggtcaCTGAGTGGGCGTGAGGATGGGGGGTTCACtgagtgggggtgaggatgggggcaTCGCtgaggggggtgaggatggggaggTCACTgagggggggtgaggatgggggggtcactgagggagggtgaggatgggggggtcACTGAGGGGGTGAGGATAGGGGGTCACtgaggggggtgaggatgggggggttCGCTGAGGGGGGTGATGTTGGAGGGGTCACTGAGTGGGGTGAGGATTGGGTGGTCGCtgaggggggtgaggatgggggtcaCTGAcgggggtgaggatggaggggtcactgaggggggtgaggatggggggtcactgagtgggggtgaggatgggggggtcACTGAGTGGAGGTGAGGATGGGGGGGTCGCtgagtgggggtgaggatgggggggtcgctgagtgggggtgaggatggggggtctctgagggggggtgaggatgggggcgTCACtgagtgggggtgaggatgggggggtcactgagtgggggtgaggatggggggtctctgaggggggtgaggatggggggtcaCTGGGGGGGTGAGGATGGCGGGGTCACTgagggggggtgaggatgggggtcaCAGGGGTGTGAGGATGAGGGGTCACTGAGGGGTGTGAGGATGGGGGTCActggggggagtgaggatgggggggtcactgagggggggtgaggatggggggtcactgagggggggtgaggatggggggtcactgaggggggtgaggatgggggggtaACTGGGGGGTGGGTCAGCATTCCTTTCTATGGAATGTTTCCTGGTGTCTGATGGAAACTCTGTCGGTTTCTCTTTCATTCCTTTGCTGATCCTCCCTGTCTGTCAGTGTCTGGTAGTTTCATTGTGAGTAAATATTGCTGAGGATCCCCCTTCCCTGTTCCTCACTTTATCCTTCAGTCCTTCTCTGTGTAACACTGACAGTGAATGGAGAGACTCTGACAGGAAATGTTTCCCTTTGAAAACACTCCACCTGGTGCAGGTCTGGTGAAACTGGAATACCCCCCATCCCAGTGTAAAATTGTGACATGGAACAGAACAGATACACACAGTTATTCAACACCTCGTGATGTATTAATCACCCTTGAAATGATCAAGATGTTGCAAATCAAAAACGTAGAGCTCTAATACCATATCCAATAAGTCCAACAacagcagcaccagcagcagGTGAACAaataacagcagcagcaacagcagcaccaccaacaacagcagcagcagccacTGCAGGAATACCAAGTACACCAAAATGAAGGACCTGTGGGGTGAGATGACATcagtgagagacagaaacagacacaacACTGAAGGGGTTTCCAGTGGCTCAGGGAATCCCAGCTTTATTCCCTCTGGCCAGTCACTGAGGGCATGACTCCAAGTGACCCTTCCCAATCCCCATCTGGTGAACAAGTGCCCTAGACTCCATTCCCATTCTCTGGAATATCCAGGTCCCACCCAGCACAAGGCACCATTCCCCACATCCATATCCATTTGGGATGTTCCATACCAATCCACCCACCAAGGGCCTGGAGTAAAAACATCAGCTGTAACCTTTCACAATATCTTTATCCAAATCCACATCTACACACAGCTGGGAGCAGCTACTTTTCACTGGGGGCCACCGGGACTGTGTTGGCAGGATGACCTAGCCTGGGAGCTGAGGGGTTTAAGGCAGGAACCTTGTGTTCTCCTCAATGTTCTCAGTGACGGCACAGTCTCCTGGCCGAATGATGAAGGGCACTATCTCCTCAATAGGCCCAGGGGTTGCTGGTGTGACTCTCCCAGTCTATCTACTGTTCCCTCCCATTGGTTCTCTCTGTGTCCATTGGAGATGGAGGATTGCCCACAAACTTTAGGGagctctctctgacctctcagcTGCTCCACTGGCTTTTTTTCTTCTTCCAGTCCCCGGTTCCAAGCTGCAATCTGGCAAATGAGGAGGCAGGACAAAGGCTGTCCTTCTTAATGGGACCCAGCACAGGAAGATCCCAAATCACAGTTCCCACAGGCCTTAAGAATATTTTCCCCTccttgtctcagtgtctcacacaCTTGGTGAGGTCTCTGACTGGGACATGAAGGACGAGATAGATCCCCACTTTATAATAACCTGTGGATCATGGAATCCACTCACCTGATATGATACAGATTTTCCGTATCGAAGCTCATTGACAAAGTGTTCACAATTTGCTTTTCTTATATCGTAATTCCTTCTCTTCCCAACCTGAGCTTCAGCATTTTTTAATATCTCCTTAACAGGTAAAGGATTCCATTTGGCATCAGACTCGTTGTTGACTTTGTAGCGATTCGTTCCAGCAACATCAATGAGGCGCTCTTTTTTAACCACACCATAGACCGCTGAGCTGGAGGATTCAAACAGTGGTGCTGAACTAGATGATCCATCTAGTGAATATATGCAAGGAGCAATTAATTGTGAGTGTTAGAATGTTCAGGGCTTTTACAGAAAACGAAATGGAACCTGGTTAGATACATGTGATTAAAAACCCTCTTTCAGATACAAGGGAAATCTCTCTGGCAGCTTAAAGACTAAATGCCTCTGGGAGTATCAGACAGCAATGAAAGGAACAGTGAGAGTTATTCCGTTCAGAGAGCTGAGCTGAGCTTTGCTCACAGAGGATTTAACAcagcttttttttttgtagatatttttattgaaatttaacatttttgcaaatttacaaaaataaacaaaactctcaaatacaaacattgatgtacaattaaatcatatatacaatagtcataatttaacaaagaaaagagaaagaaagaaaacaaaaaaagaaaaaaaaagaaacgaaaaaagaaagaaaaaaaaactcaactttctactaatctaacctataactaaccagcgtgtatacctaagtctcttacatgctcggaatgtataaacatcaaatataataaaacccgtattcgcgcaggattcctctcccaaggggccccggagcagcccggtctgaaatcttcactaaataaaagcccttgttaggatagccgaaatatctgcatttatataattcaaaaagggctgccatattttataaaataattcagtctttcggtgcaccatatttgtgaggaagtcaagggggatatattccataattaatctgtgccaatttgaaagtccaggggggccctcagccacccagttcaccaaaatatttttccttgcacagaaagagagaatagaaaatagtctcttcccatgcatatccagagatgagaggttcgaaaagcccaaaaggagagatacagggtccaccctaatttccgttcctaaaatttctgtcagggtatttgccactttagtccagtatctgcggattttctgacaagtccacagacaatgtacaagagtacccacctctattttgcatttgggacacattggagatgctcctgccttaaattttgccagtcgagccggagctatatgggccctatgaagtatctttagttggatagcctgagttctgttacagatagcaattcttctagcattttcccaaatgtcattccacatatcctcagagatttctagccccaactcctgctcccatgttttaagcaggtcatccatgtctcctgagactccatcatgtagcaaatggtatatagtactaacggaggatgcccccgctggtcgtaagacattacgttctctgtctgatttataaagactatctattaatgtagtcttcctctgtatataatctcgaacttggaagtatcgaaagagatccccattaggtattccgaatttcagacgcagctgctcaaaggacatcaggatcccatctttaaataggtcccctaagcatgagatgcccctggatctccagagtttaaaggtggcatctgtaatccccggttggaatccccatgcgcctactattggtgcatggggggatgttttatgtgagttaccctcattttgccgcattatattccaggccttaattgtgtttaatattatgggatttttacagtgttctgtaatgattttcctcttatctgaaaataaaaggttaataagtgggtattttacttgggaggcttcgatatccagccaaattgattgtggatcagatgaaacccaatcagctatgtaacttagtagggagcttaactgatatttcctaaagtctgggaagtccagtcctccccttgcctgtggaagctgtagcttcttcagcttaataaggggccgtctatggttccaaataaaggagcccaaccagccatataatttacgtagggctagccttggcagcatcagcgggagcattctcataggatataagagacggggcagaacattcattttaattaatgctattctccctagccaggaaatcggaaggtctctccatcgctggaggtcctgccttatcctttccattaattgtacaaaattagccctatacagctgatcaaatactggcgtgataaaaatacctaaatataagaagccctccatgaaccaacggaagggaaaaggggatccgtccattaagtggggtatcatagccagaccacccattggcattgcttccgattttgaaaaattaattttatagcctgagaatgcactaaatgtattaataacttgaattagacgaggcactgacattaaaggattactgaggaataagagaacgtcatctgcatagagggtaatttggtgtttacctgtaccaatcctcggggccattatattaggatcagtccggatggcttctgctaatggttcgattatcagtgtaaacaacaatggtgagagaggacatccttgacggcagcccctacccacattGAAGCCATCcaatcttaacccattagtaataacggctgctttggggtcattatacaatgttgaaacccatttggtaaacacctgtccaacgccaaacctttccaatgtgtaaaataaatatgaccattcaaccctatcgaatgccttttccgcatccaatgaaattactactcctggtatctttccctgatgacaggcttggatcatattcaagacccttctgatattattggatgatctgcggcccttaataaatcccgtctggtcctcctttataatatatggcagtacccttttaACACAGCTTTTAACATCCTTTTCTGGTCCTAGAACTAAACGATGAGGCTGAACTGTACCCATGCTCAATGATTTCCAATGCAGACTGTCTGTGCAAGCATCACCATTGGGTGGTCTGCAATGTTCCCATTGGAGGGAGGGTGTAATTAGACTGAGACACTGTCCTGAGCCCAGATGGTAACCTTTcaattagagccatagagatgtacagcatggaaacaggcctttcggtcccagccgtccatgctgaccagatatcccaaccccatcctgGTGTTTTTTGCCCTCCCTGGCCAACGTATTTGTTGGAATTatcagtttaaaaccttacaggacacatatttgttaatatttgggagtgagaAGGAttgagcaaacagcagcagggaggacactctcctgcagcacctaccacaccagagactgcagcagcaacaGCCTCTCCTGAACTCctccccgcccccctccccccctcaggaacctgacagactcacaggaattggctgcagTGATGGAGAGACTGaccttgaaagttggggctgcgattgaggagattcgtgcccaggtccaacctatcacatccatgctgcagaagcacgagCAGGAGATGCAGGGCctcggggagaggctggaggagggggagggtcgaactaaggcctcagaagctgcaatggagtcctcatccagtcggatccaggtgctggagcaaGAGGT includes the following:
- the LOC132836171 gene encoding phospholipase A and acyltransferase 3-like, which produces MLLSAIAFFKLVQPLLMCKTKQPFPDHLPLPEALHLLLVLLQHGCDRLDLGKNLLNHSPKFQDGPPDSASVIASSSSAGYGVVKKERLIDVAGWNRYKVNNESDAKWKPLPVKKILKNAEAQVGKRRNYSVTTANCEHFVNELRYGKSVSYQVHHFGVLGIPAVAAAAVVGGAAVVGAVAVCSPAAAGAAVVGLIGYAIRALRF
- the LOC132836172 gene encoding phospholipase A and acyltransferase 3-like, with product LLQPLPEALHLLLVLLQHGCDRLDLGTNLLNRSPNFQDGSSSSAPLFESSSSAVYGVVKKERLIDVAGTNRYKVNNESDAKWNPLPVKEILKNAEAQVGKRRNYDIRKANCEHFVNELRYGKSVSYQVLHFGVLGIPAVAAAAVVGGAAVAAAVICSPAAGAAVVGLIGYGIRALRF